A window from Malania oleifera isolate guangnan ecotype guangnan chromosome 7, ASM2987363v1, whole genome shotgun sequence encodes these proteins:
- the LOC131159741 gene encoding putative E3 ubiquitin-protein ligase LIN isoform X1: MASLKELLAREGFESGRFPLSTRKLAKPRGRIIPDETIPSPIYICHDCTQLDSAKHETEKAFLRGGSSLFSSKMVSSDSERSSSKPFLTDKPAVDGEVATRAVVSILSGYIGRYLKEETFRETLREKCSSCLRKEKKDLNGGILADMEMGIQSIEILLENRGWGMESMETSLQNSIWRLNNVASLNSKYSKKCPSGGIPRNHLSACAHLYLAIAYKLERNDIVSAAHLLQVFCESPFLVRTHLLSDLWEHLFLPHLLHLKIWYGEELEFISNSRYGVKEKTKALTKLYNDQMDMGTAQFACYYQEWLKVGDADAPAFPSVPLPSRPSCRTSRRRSSDSFSSHSSRNNSIYRSVFSHTLQRQSVDLDEGNGGSINARRLKEEQKMYIRDGKRVHRRSSNETGRNAIAELLRETRKSDYFWFFPCQSVPTRGCSMHGNHIDSNNKEENVHLPLSDLSRAVATICYSDIITDCEVAVRVIIKTWLDLRGDSTIETALLKEPLIEGMLEVLSASENDEILELIISILAEFVGRNEMFRLTILNSDPQLEIFIKLLRNSNLFLKAAVLLHLIKPKAKQMISIEWVPLVLRVLEFGDQLQTLFSICCNPQVAAYYFLDQLVTGFNEDRNFENARHIVSLGGLNLLVRRVEKGDFSERNYAAQIISSCIRADGRCRQYLVKNLNLASILELLFRRQTNSSACICFVLIELLCLDSRRTQIATFLNGLKHAVGGLNTMHILLAHLLRAPPEEQPLVAAILLQLDLLGDPLKSSVYREEALEAIIAGLYCLTCNIKVQEQSARALLILGGRFSYTGETLMEKWILQEAGFDERSEDSFHRNDILANEFVRTTEDAAATENWQKTAATALLSSRGNERFFTALADSMANGIPCLARASLVTISWMSSFLHSIEDDNFQSMACSILMPKLLRYLSHDKSLEERVMTSFSLLNLMKTSGCVSMLSLLNRGLVEPLRSLCQVTWTANELISIITGSSQSSEPSEFQNMESLNQSASVIIC, translated from the exons ATGGCATCGCTGAAAGAATTGCTTGCCCGCGAAGGATTCGAGAGTGGAAGGTTTCCGCTGAGTACTCGGAAACTAGCGAAGCCTAGAGGCAGAATCATACCCGACGAGACAATACCCTCGCCCATCTACATCTGCCATGATTGCACACAACTCGATTCCGCGAAGCACGAGACTGAGAAGGCTTTTTTGCGGGGTGGGTCTTCGTTATTTTCATCCAAGATGGTAAGTTCGGATTCCGAGAGATCGAGTTCTAAGCCTTTCCTGACAGATAAGCCTGCTGTGGATGGTGAAGTAGCCACTAGAGCAGTGGTTTCTATTCTCAGCGGCTACATAGGACGGTACTTGAAAGAGGAGACTTTCCGGGAAACTTTAAGAGAGAAGTGTAGTTCCTGCTTGCGGAAGGAAAAGAAGGATTTGAATGGTGGAATTCTAGCAGACATGGAAATGGGCATACAGAGTATTGAGATATTGTTAGAGAATCGAGGCTGGGGAATGGAATCGATGGAAACCTCGCTACAGAATTCCATTTGGCGTTTGAACAATGTTGCATCTTTGAATTCCAAGTACTCGAAGAAATGTCCAAGCGGCGGCATTCCCAGAAATCATCTCTCGGCCTGTGCGCATCTCTACTTAGCAATTGCTTACAAGCTTGAGAGAAATGACATTGTCTCCGCCGCGCACCTTCTCCAAGTTTTCTGCGAGTCACCATTTCTCGTTCGAACGCATTTACTTTCGGATCTTTGGGAACATCTCTTTCTTCCCCACCTTCTCCATCTCAAGATTTGGTACGGTGAAGAACTTGAGTTCATCTCAAACTCCAGATATGGCGTGAAAGAGAAGACTAAAGCTCTGACCAAACTCTATAATGACCAAATGGATATGGGTACTGCTCAGTTTGCATGTTACTATCAGGAGTGGCTAAAAGTTGGTGACGCCGATGCGCCTGCTTTCCCTTCTGTGCCTTTGCCTTCCAGACCCAGTTGTCGAACTTCAAGAAGGAGATCCTCGGATTCTTTTAGTTCTCATTCTTCCAGGAATAACAGCAT ATATCGATCTGTTTTTAGTCACACACTTCAGCGACAATCTGTAGACCTTGACGAAGGAAATGGAGGTTCTATCAATGCAAGGAGATTGAAAGAAGAACAAAAAATGTATATTCGT GATGGAAAGAGGGTTCATCGAAGATCATCAAACGAAACTGGCAGAAATGCAATTGCTGAACTGTTGCGTGAGACGCGGAAATCAGACTATTTTTGGTTTTTTCCCTGCCAGAGTGTACCAACAAGGGGATGTTCAATGCATGGGAATCATATCGACAGTAATAATAAGGAAGAAAATGTCCATCTTCCTCTAAGTGATCTAAGCAGAGCCGTTGCCACTATTTGCTACTCAGATATCATAACTGACTGCGAAGTAGCTGTCCGTGTAATTATCAAAACTTGGTTGGATTTGCGTGGGGATTCGACCATTGAAACCGCTTTATTGAAGGAACCCTTGATTGAGGGAATGCTTGAGGTTCTTTCTGCTTCTGAGAACGATGAAATTCTTGAATTAATAATCTCAATTCTGGCAGAATTTGTGGGGAGGAATGAGATGTTTAGGCTGACAATACTAAATTCAGACCCACAGCTAGAGATCTTCATTAAACTTCTAAGAAACAGTAATTTGTTTTTAAAAGCAGCTGTTCTTCTGCACCTAATAAAGCCAAAGGCAAAACAGATGATATCGATTGAGTGGGTTCCCTTAGTCCTTCGAGTGTTAGAATTCGGTGACCAGTTGCAGACCCTATTCTCCATTTGTTGCAATCCTCAAGTGGCAGCATATTACTTTCTAGACCAGCTTGTTACTGGTTTCAATGAAGATAGAAACTTTGAGAATGCAAGGCATATAGTTTCACTTGGTGGTTTGAACTTGTTAGTAAGAAGGGTTGAGAAAGGAGATTTCTCAGAGAGGAACTATGCTGCTCAAATAATTTCTTCCTGCATCCGTGCTGATGGAAGGTGTCGCCAATACTTggtcaaaaatttgaatttggctTCTATTCTTGAACTCCTTTTCAGAAGGCAGACGAATTCAAGTGCCTGCATTTGTTTTGTGCTAATTGAATTGCTCTGCCTTGATAG CAGGAGAACTCAAATTGCAACATTCTTAAATGGACTTAAACATGCAGTGGGTGGCTTGAACACCATGCACATCTTATTAGCCCATCTCCTGAGGGCCCCCCCTGAAGAACAGCCATTGGTTGCAGCCATATTATTGCAGCTTGATCTTCTG GGAGATCCTCTGAAGTCAAGTGTCTACAGAGAAGAAGCACTTGAGGCAATCATTGCAGGATTGTATTGTCTAACTTGTAACATAAAAGTGCAAGAACAGTCAGCCAGAGCTCTCTTAATTCTTGGGGGACGTTTCTCTTATACTGGAGAGACATTGATGGAAAAGTGGATTTTACAAGAAGCAGGTTTTGATGAGAGATCAGAGGATTCTTTTCATAGGAATGATATACTTGCCAACGAATTTGTACGCACT ACAGAAGACGCAGCAGCAACGGAAAATTGGCAAAAAACAGCAGCAACTGCCCTGCTTAGCAGCAGGGGTAATGAGAGATTTTTTACTGCTCTTGCAGATTCCATGGCCAATGGCATCCCGTGTTTAGCACGGGCAAGCCTCGTCACTATTTCATGGATGAGCAGCTTTCTTCATTCAATTGAGGATGATAATTTTCAGTCCATGGCATGCTCAATTCTCATGCCAAAGTTGCTACGGTACTTAAGTCACGACAAAAGTCTTGAAGAAAGAGTGATGACTTCATTTTCTTTGCTGAATCTCATGAAGACTTCAG GGTGTGTTTCTATGTTGTCGCTATTAAACAGAGGGCTGGTTGAGCCTCTTCGGAGTCTCTGCCAAGTGACCTGGACAGCTAATGAGCTCATTTCCATCATCACCGGCAGCTCCCAATCATCAGAGCCTTCAGAGTTCCAAAACATGGAATCATTAAATCAAAGCGCAAGTGTTATAATCTGTTAA
- the LOC131159741 gene encoding putative E3 ubiquitin-protein ligase LIN isoform X2, translating to MASLKELLAREGFESGRFPLSTRKLAKPRGRIIPDETIPSPIYICHDCTQLDSAKHETEKAFLRGGSSLFSSKMVSSDSERSSSKPFLTDKPAVDGEVATRAVVSILSGYIGRYLKEETFRETLREKCSSCLRKEKKDLNGGILADMEMGIQSIEILLENRGWGMESMETSLQNSIWRLNNVASLNSKYSKKCPSGGIPRNHLSACAHLYLAIAYKLERNDIVSAAHLLQVFCESPFLVRTHLLSDLWEHLFLPHLLHLKIWYGEELEFISNSRYGVKEKTKALTKLYNDQMDMGTAQFACYYQEWLKVGDADAPAFPSVPLPSRPSCRTSRRRSSDSFSSHSSRNNSIYRSVFSHTLQRQSVDLDEGNGGSINARRLKEEQKMYIRDGKRVHRRSSNETGRNAIAELLRETRKSDYFWFFPCQSVPTRGCSMHGNHIDSNNKEENVHLPLSDLSRAVATICYSDIITDCEVAVRVIIKTWLDLRGDSTIETALLKEPLIEGMLEVLSASENDEILELIISILAEFVGRNEMFRLTILNSDPQLEIFIKLLRNSNLFLKAAVLLHLIKPKAKQMISIEWVPLVLRVLEFGDQLQTLFSICCNPQVAAYYFLDQLVTGFNEDRNFENARHIVSLGGLNLLVRRVEKGDFSERNYAAQIISSCIRADGRCRQYLVKNLNLASILELLFRRQTNSSACICFVLIELLCLDRRTQIATFLNGLKHAVGGLNTMHILLAHLLRAPPEEQPLVAAILLQLDLLGDPLKSSVYREEALEAIIAGLYCLTCNIKVQEQSARALLILGGRFSYTGETLMEKWILQEAGFDERSEDSFHRNDILANEFVRTTEDAAATENWQKTAATALLSSRGNERFFTALADSMANGIPCLARASLVTISWMSSFLHSIEDDNFQSMACSILMPKLLRYLSHDKSLEERVMTSFSLLNLMKTSGCVSMLSLLNRGLVEPLRSLCQVTWTANELISIITGSSQSSEPSEFQNMESLNQSASVIIC from the exons ATGGCATCGCTGAAAGAATTGCTTGCCCGCGAAGGATTCGAGAGTGGAAGGTTTCCGCTGAGTACTCGGAAACTAGCGAAGCCTAGAGGCAGAATCATACCCGACGAGACAATACCCTCGCCCATCTACATCTGCCATGATTGCACACAACTCGATTCCGCGAAGCACGAGACTGAGAAGGCTTTTTTGCGGGGTGGGTCTTCGTTATTTTCATCCAAGATGGTAAGTTCGGATTCCGAGAGATCGAGTTCTAAGCCTTTCCTGACAGATAAGCCTGCTGTGGATGGTGAAGTAGCCACTAGAGCAGTGGTTTCTATTCTCAGCGGCTACATAGGACGGTACTTGAAAGAGGAGACTTTCCGGGAAACTTTAAGAGAGAAGTGTAGTTCCTGCTTGCGGAAGGAAAAGAAGGATTTGAATGGTGGAATTCTAGCAGACATGGAAATGGGCATACAGAGTATTGAGATATTGTTAGAGAATCGAGGCTGGGGAATGGAATCGATGGAAACCTCGCTACAGAATTCCATTTGGCGTTTGAACAATGTTGCATCTTTGAATTCCAAGTACTCGAAGAAATGTCCAAGCGGCGGCATTCCCAGAAATCATCTCTCGGCCTGTGCGCATCTCTACTTAGCAATTGCTTACAAGCTTGAGAGAAATGACATTGTCTCCGCCGCGCACCTTCTCCAAGTTTTCTGCGAGTCACCATTTCTCGTTCGAACGCATTTACTTTCGGATCTTTGGGAACATCTCTTTCTTCCCCACCTTCTCCATCTCAAGATTTGGTACGGTGAAGAACTTGAGTTCATCTCAAACTCCAGATATGGCGTGAAAGAGAAGACTAAAGCTCTGACCAAACTCTATAATGACCAAATGGATATGGGTACTGCTCAGTTTGCATGTTACTATCAGGAGTGGCTAAAAGTTGGTGACGCCGATGCGCCTGCTTTCCCTTCTGTGCCTTTGCCTTCCAGACCCAGTTGTCGAACTTCAAGAAGGAGATCCTCGGATTCTTTTAGTTCTCATTCTTCCAGGAATAACAGCAT ATATCGATCTGTTTTTAGTCACACACTTCAGCGACAATCTGTAGACCTTGACGAAGGAAATGGAGGTTCTATCAATGCAAGGAGATTGAAAGAAGAACAAAAAATGTATATTCGT GATGGAAAGAGGGTTCATCGAAGATCATCAAACGAAACTGGCAGAAATGCAATTGCTGAACTGTTGCGTGAGACGCGGAAATCAGACTATTTTTGGTTTTTTCCCTGCCAGAGTGTACCAACAAGGGGATGTTCAATGCATGGGAATCATATCGACAGTAATAATAAGGAAGAAAATGTCCATCTTCCTCTAAGTGATCTAAGCAGAGCCGTTGCCACTATTTGCTACTCAGATATCATAACTGACTGCGAAGTAGCTGTCCGTGTAATTATCAAAACTTGGTTGGATTTGCGTGGGGATTCGACCATTGAAACCGCTTTATTGAAGGAACCCTTGATTGAGGGAATGCTTGAGGTTCTTTCTGCTTCTGAGAACGATGAAATTCTTGAATTAATAATCTCAATTCTGGCAGAATTTGTGGGGAGGAATGAGATGTTTAGGCTGACAATACTAAATTCAGACCCACAGCTAGAGATCTTCATTAAACTTCTAAGAAACAGTAATTTGTTTTTAAAAGCAGCTGTTCTTCTGCACCTAATAAAGCCAAAGGCAAAACAGATGATATCGATTGAGTGGGTTCCCTTAGTCCTTCGAGTGTTAGAATTCGGTGACCAGTTGCAGACCCTATTCTCCATTTGTTGCAATCCTCAAGTGGCAGCATATTACTTTCTAGACCAGCTTGTTACTGGTTTCAATGAAGATAGAAACTTTGAGAATGCAAGGCATATAGTTTCACTTGGTGGTTTGAACTTGTTAGTAAGAAGGGTTGAGAAAGGAGATTTCTCAGAGAGGAACTATGCTGCTCAAATAATTTCTTCCTGCATCCGTGCTGATGGAAGGTGTCGCCAATACTTggtcaaaaatttgaatttggctTCTATTCTTGAACTCCTTTTCAGAAGGCAGACGAATTCAAGTGCCTGCATTTGTTTTGTGCTAATTGAATTGCTCTGCCTTGATAG GAGAACTCAAATTGCAACATTCTTAAATGGACTTAAACATGCAGTGGGTGGCTTGAACACCATGCACATCTTATTAGCCCATCTCCTGAGGGCCCCCCCTGAAGAACAGCCATTGGTTGCAGCCATATTATTGCAGCTTGATCTTCTG GGAGATCCTCTGAAGTCAAGTGTCTACAGAGAAGAAGCACTTGAGGCAATCATTGCAGGATTGTATTGTCTAACTTGTAACATAAAAGTGCAAGAACAGTCAGCCAGAGCTCTCTTAATTCTTGGGGGACGTTTCTCTTATACTGGAGAGACATTGATGGAAAAGTGGATTTTACAAGAAGCAGGTTTTGATGAGAGATCAGAGGATTCTTTTCATAGGAATGATATACTTGCCAACGAATTTGTACGCACT ACAGAAGACGCAGCAGCAACGGAAAATTGGCAAAAAACAGCAGCAACTGCCCTGCTTAGCAGCAGGGGTAATGAGAGATTTTTTACTGCTCTTGCAGATTCCATGGCCAATGGCATCCCGTGTTTAGCACGGGCAAGCCTCGTCACTATTTCATGGATGAGCAGCTTTCTTCATTCAATTGAGGATGATAATTTTCAGTCCATGGCATGCTCAATTCTCATGCCAAAGTTGCTACGGTACTTAAGTCACGACAAAAGTCTTGAAGAAAGAGTGATGACTTCATTTTCTTTGCTGAATCTCATGAAGACTTCAG GGTGTGTTTCTATGTTGTCGCTATTAAACAGAGGGCTGGTTGAGCCTCTTCGGAGTCTCTGCCAAGTGACCTGGACAGCTAATGAGCTCATTTCCATCATCACCGGCAGCTCCCAATCATCAGAGCCTTCAGAGTTCCAAAACATGGAATCATTAAATCAAAGCGCAAGTGTTATAATCTGTTAA
- the LOC131159741 gene encoding putative E3 ubiquitin-protein ligase LIN isoform X4, whose protein sequence is MASLKELLAREGFESGRFPLSTRKLAKPRGRIIPDETIPSPIYICHDCTQLDSAKHETEKAFLRGGSSLFSSKMVSSDSERSSSKPFLTDKPAVDGEVATRAVVSILSGYIGRYLKEETFRETLREKCSSCLRKEKKDLNGGILADMEMGIQSIEILLENRGWGMESMETSLQNSIWRLNNVASLNSKYSKKCPSGGIPRNHLSACAHLYLAIAYKLERNDIVSAAHLLQVFCESPFLVRTHLLSDLWEHLFLPHLLHLKIWYGEELEFISNSRYGVKEKTKALTKLYNDQMDMGTAQFACYYQEWLKVGDADAPAFPSVPLPSRPSCRTSRRRSSDSFSSHSSRNNSIHTLQRQSVDLDEGNGGSINARRLKEEQKMYIRDGKRVHRRSSNETGRNAIAELLRETRKSDYFWFFPCQSVPTRGCSMHGNHIDSNNKEENVHLPLSDLSRAVATICYSDIITDCEVAVRVIIKTWLDLRGDSTIETALLKEPLIEGMLEVLSASENDEILELIISILAEFVGRNEMFRLTILNSDPQLEIFIKLLRNSNLFLKAAVLLHLIKPKAKQMISIEWVPLVLRVLEFGDQLQTLFSICCNPQVAAYYFLDQLVTGFNEDRNFENARHIVSLGGLNLLVRRVEKGDFSERNYAAQIISSCIRADGRCRQYLVKNLNLASILELLFRRQTNSSACICFVLIELLCLDRRTQIATFLNGLKHAVGGLNTMHILLAHLLRAPPEEQPLVAAILLQLDLLGDPLKSSVYREEALEAIIAGLYCLTCNIKVQEQSARALLILGGRFSYTGETLMEKWILQEAGFDERSEDSFHRNDILANEFVRTTEDAAATENWQKTAATALLSSRGNERFFTALADSMANGIPCLARASLVTISWMSSFLHSIEDDNFQSMACSILMPKLLRYLSHDKSLEERVMTSFSLLNLMKTSGCVSMLSLLNRGLVEPLRSLCQVTWTANELISIITGSSQSSEPSEFQNMESLNQSASVIIC, encoded by the exons ATGGCATCGCTGAAAGAATTGCTTGCCCGCGAAGGATTCGAGAGTGGAAGGTTTCCGCTGAGTACTCGGAAACTAGCGAAGCCTAGAGGCAGAATCATACCCGACGAGACAATACCCTCGCCCATCTACATCTGCCATGATTGCACACAACTCGATTCCGCGAAGCACGAGACTGAGAAGGCTTTTTTGCGGGGTGGGTCTTCGTTATTTTCATCCAAGATGGTAAGTTCGGATTCCGAGAGATCGAGTTCTAAGCCTTTCCTGACAGATAAGCCTGCTGTGGATGGTGAAGTAGCCACTAGAGCAGTGGTTTCTATTCTCAGCGGCTACATAGGACGGTACTTGAAAGAGGAGACTTTCCGGGAAACTTTAAGAGAGAAGTGTAGTTCCTGCTTGCGGAAGGAAAAGAAGGATTTGAATGGTGGAATTCTAGCAGACATGGAAATGGGCATACAGAGTATTGAGATATTGTTAGAGAATCGAGGCTGGGGAATGGAATCGATGGAAACCTCGCTACAGAATTCCATTTGGCGTTTGAACAATGTTGCATCTTTGAATTCCAAGTACTCGAAGAAATGTCCAAGCGGCGGCATTCCCAGAAATCATCTCTCGGCCTGTGCGCATCTCTACTTAGCAATTGCTTACAAGCTTGAGAGAAATGACATTGTCTCCGCCGCGCACCTTCTCCAAGTTTTCTGCGAGTCACCATTTCTCGTTCGAACGCATTTACTTTCGGATCTTTGGGAACATCTCTTTCTTCCCCACCTTCTCCATCTCAAGATTTGGTACGGTGAAGAACTTGAGTTCATCTCAAACTCCAGATATGGCGTGAAAGAGAAGACTAAAGCTCTGACCAAACTCTATAATGACCAAATGGATATGGGTACTGCTCAGTTTGCATGTTACTATCAGGAGTGGCTAAAAGTTGGTGACGCCGATGCGCCTGCTTTCCCTTCTGTGCCTTTGCCTTCCAGACCCAGTTGTCGAACTTCAAGAAGGAGATCCTCGGATTCTTTTAGTTCTCATTCTTCCAGGAATAACAGCAT TCACACACTTCAGCGACAATCTGTAGACCTTGACGAAGGAAATGGAGGTTCTATCAATGCAAGGAGATTGAAAGAAGAACAAAAAATGTATATTCGT GATGGAAAGAGGGTTCATCGAAGATCATCAAACGAAACTGGCAGAAATGCAATTGCTGAACTGTTGCGTGAGACGCGGAAATCAGACTATTTTTGGTTTTTTCCCTGCCAGAGTGTACCAACAAGGGGATGTTCAATGCATGGGAATCATATCGACAGTAATAATAAGGAAGAAAATGTCCATCTTCCTCTAAGTGATCTAAGCAGAGCCGTTGCCACTATTTGCTACTCAGATATCATAACTGACTGCGAAGTAGCTGTCCGTGTAATTATCAAAACTTGGTTGGATTTGCGTGGGGATTCGACCATTGAAACCGCTTTATTGAAGGAACCCTTGATTGAGGGAATGCTTGAGGTTCTTTCTGCTTCTGAGAACGATGAAATTCTTGAATTAATAATCTCAATTCTGGCAGAATTTGTGGGGAGGAATGAGATGTTTAGGCTGACAATACTAAATTCAGACCCACAGCTAGAGATCTTCATTAAACTTCTAAGAAACAGTAATTTGTTTTTAAAAGCAGCTGTTCTTCTGCACCTAATAAAGCCAAAGGCAAAACAGATGATATCGATTGAGTGGGTTCCCTTAGTCCTTCGAGTGTTAGAATTCGGTGACCAGTTGCAGACCCTATTCTCCATTTGTTGCAATCCTCAAGTGGCAGCATATTACTTTCTAGACCAGCTTGTTACTGGTTTCAATGAAGATAGAAACTTTGAGAATGCAAGGCATATAGTTTCACTTGGTGGTTTGAACTTGTTAGTAAGAAGGGTTGAGAAAGGAGATTTCTCAGAGAGGAACTATGCTGCTCAAATAATTTCTTCCTGCATCCGTGCTGATGGAAGGTGTCGCCAATACTTggtcaaaaatttgaatttggctTCTATTCTTGAACTCCTTTTCAGAAGGCAGACGAATTCAAGTGCCTGCATTTGTTTTGTGCTAATTGAATTGCTCTGCCTTGATAG GAGAACTCAAATTGCAACATTCTTAAATGGACTTAAACATGCAGTGGGTGGCTTGAACACCATGCACATCTTATTAGCCCATCTCCTGAGGGCCCCCCCTGAAGAACAGCCATTGGTTGCAGCCATATTATTGCAGCTTGATCTTCTG GGAGATCCTCTGAAGTCAAGTGTCTACAGAGAAGAAGCACTTGAGGCAATCATTGCAGGATTGTATTGTCTAACTTGTAACATAAAAGTGCAAGAACAGTCAGCCAGAGCTCTCTTAATTCTTGGGGGACGTTTCTCTTATACTGGAGAGACATTGATGGAAAAGTGGATTTTACAAGAAGCAGGTTTTGATGAGAGATCAGAGGATTCTTTTCATAGGAATGATATACTTGCCAACGAATTTGTACGCACT ACAGAAGACGCAGCAGCAACGGAAAATTGGCAAAAAACAGCAGCAACTGCCCTGCTTAGCAGCAGGGGTAATGAGAGATTTTTTACTGCTCTTGCAGATTCCATGGCCAATGGCATCCCGTGTTTAGCACGGGCAAGCCTCGTCACTATTTCATGGATGAGCAGCTTTCTTCATTCAATTGAGGATGATAATTTTCAGTCCATGGCATGCTCAATTCTCATGCCAAAGTTGCTACGGTACTTAAGTCACGACAAAAGTCTTGAAGAAAGAGTGATGACTTCATTTTCTTTGCTGAATCTCATGAAGACTTCAG GGTGTGTTTCTATGTTGTCGCTATTAAACAGAGGGCTGGTTGAGCCTCTTCGGAGTCTCTGCCAAGTGACCTGGACAGCTAATGAGCTCATTTCCATCATCACCGGCAGCTCCCAATCATCAGAGCCTTCAGAGTTCCAAAACATGGAATCATTAAATCAAAGCGCAAGTGTTATAATCTGTTAA